One stretch of Nocardia fluminea DNA includes these proteins:
- a CDS encoding molybdopterin-dependent oxidoreductase, with product MRQTSQTADDNTAEWRKTACILCECNCGLEIQTDGRNLTKIRGDKQHPGSAGYTCEKPLRLDKYQSGAHRIDTPLRRTADGTYEPIDWDTALDEIAAKLAGVRDAHGGESVFFYGGGGQGNHLGGAYGRALYHAVGGRYMSNALAQEKTGESWVDSQLYGNHTTGDFEHSEVAIFVGKNPWQSHGIAQARPVLREIARDPNRTMIVIDPRVSETAALADYHLQVKPGTDAWCVSAIAATLVQENLYNAGWLAEHATGVEPVLRALREVDISANAHRCGLDEALIRTVARRIAAAKSVATYEDLGVQQSPNSTLVAYLNKMLWILTGNFAKPGGVHIHSWMFPLAGRWHAIPKEAGVGSAQRARREIATVAMRYGATPARRLIAATARRGAISQKAAGLTASATLDVFFDAVAVPIARTIADKLSMADSPSRTPVSGARILNGLIPCDSIADEILTDHPDRLRAMWIDSSNPAHSLAESARFVAAMRSLELSVVVDVAMTETARQADYVLPAASQFEKYEASLFTLHFPHNSFQVRAPLMAPLPGTRPEPEIYGAVIDRLGVVEPRLLEELAAAARVSREAFALALFSTLKARPELAGLTPYLLYRTLGASLPEGEAALALAWGFALLCVISQPDAVARAGFTGSGFGQAEELFAAMRAHPEGVMFSDDRYEDAWRYIQHADGKIHAAIPELLDELRAVCAVDPDYTSTEFPFTLSAGERRAFTANVIIRNPDWRRRDREGALRIAVADAERLALSTGDRVRVVTESGSATTSVEVSEMMQAGHISLPNGMGVAYPGADAVVGVALNTLTSTLRRDKFFGSPWHKNVPARIEVLAAPVKED from the coding sequence CACCGCCGAGTGGCGCAAGACGGCCTGCATTCTCTGTGAGTGCAACTGCGGTCTCGAAATCCAGACCGATGGTCGCAACCTGACCAAGATTCGTGGCGACAAGCAGCATCCGGGGTCGGCGGGCTACACGTGCGAGAAGCCACTGCGGCTCGACAAGTACCAGTCGGGCGCGCACCGCATCGACACTCCCCTGCGGCGCACCGCGGACGGCACGTACGAGCCGATCGACTGGGATACCGCGCTCGATGAGATCGCCGCCAAGCTCGCCGGGGTTCGTGACGCGCACGGTGGGGAGTCGGTCTTCTTCTACGGCGGGGGCGGGCAGGGCAATCATCTGGGAGGCGCCTATGGGCGGGCGCTGTATCACGCGGTCGGTGGGCGGTATATGTCGAATGCGCTGGCGCAGGAGAAGACCGGCGAATCCTGGGTCGATTCCCAGCTCTACGGCAATCACACCACCGGCGATTTCGAGCACAGCGAGGTCGCGATCTTCGTCGGCAAGAATCCCTGGCAGTCGCACGGGATCGCTCAGGCGCGGCCGGTGCTGCGCGAGATCGCGCGGGATCCGAACCGCACGATGATCGTCATCGATCCGCGCGTGAGCGAGACCGCGGCGCTGGCCGACTATCACCTGCAGGTCAAGCCGGGCACCGATGCCTGGTGCGTCTCGGCGATCGCGGCCACGCTGGTACAGGAGAACCTGTACAACGCCGGGTGGCTGGCCGAGCACGCGACCGGCGTCGAACCGGTGCTGCGCGCGTTGCGGGAGGTCGATATCAGCGCGAACGCGCACCGCTGCGGTCTCGACGAGGCGCTGATTCGCACCGTCGCGCGCCGGATCGCCGCCGCCAAGAGCGTCGCCACCTATGAGGACCTCGGCGTCCAGCAGTCCCCCAACAGCACCCTGGTGGCCTATCTGAACAAGATGCTGTGGATTCTGACCGGCAACTTCGCCAAACCCGGTGGGGTGCACATTCATTCGTGGATGTTCCCGCTCGCCGGACGATGGCACGCGATTCCGAAAGAGGCCGGGGTGGGCAGCGCACAGCGCGCGCGGCGCGAAATCGCGACCGTGGCGATGCGTTACGGCGCCACGCCCGCGCGCCGGTTGATCGCCGCGACGGCCCGGCGTGGAGCGATCTCGCAGAAGGCGGCCGGGCTGACGGCGAGCGCCACACTCGATGTGTTCTTCGACGCGGTCGCGGTGCCGATCGCTCGCACGATCGCGGACAAGCTGAGCATGGCGGACAGTCCCTCGCGCACACCGGTTTCCGGGGCCCGGATTCTCAACGGCTTGATTCCGTGCGACTCGATCGCCGACGAGATTCTCACCGACCACCCCGACCGGTTGCGCGCGATGTGGATCGATTCGTCGAATCCCGCGCATTCGCTGGCGGAATCGGCGCGCTTCGTGGCGGCGATGCGGTCGCTGGAGCTGTCGGTGGTCGTCGATGTGGCGATGACCGAGACCGCTCGCCAGGCCGACTACGTACTGCCGGCGGCGAGTCAGTTCGAGAAGTACGAGGCGTCGCTGTTCACATTGCACTTCCCGCACAACAGCTTTCAGGTTCGCGCGCCGTTGATGGCGCCGTTGCCGGGTACCCGGCCCGAACCCGAGATCTACGGGGCGGTCATCGACCGACTCGGCGTGGTCGAGCCCCGGCTGCTCGAGGAGTTGGCCGCGGCGGCGCGGGTCAGCCGGGAGGCGTTCGCGCTCGCACTGTTCTCCACGCTGAAAGCGCGACCCGAGCTGGCCGGGCTGACGCCGTACCTGCTGTACCGGACCTTGGGTGCGAGCCTTCCCGAAGGGGAAGCCGCGCTGGCGCTGGCATGGGGTTTCGCGCTGCTGTGCGTGATCTCCCAGCCCGATGCCGTGGCCAGGGCGGGGTTCACCGGATCCGGGTTCGGGCAGGCCGAGGAGTTGTTCGCGGCCATGCGCGCGCACCCGGAGGGGGTGATGTTCTCCGATGACCGTTACGAGGACGCGTGGCGCTACATCCAGCATGCCGACGGCAAGATCCATGCCGCCATTCCGGAACTGCTCGACGAACTGCGGGCGGTCTGCGCGGTCGATCCCGACTACACCAGCACGGAGTTCCCGTTCACTTTGTCCGCCGGTGAACGGCGCGCGTTCACGGCGAACGTGATCATCCGCAATCCGGATTGGCGACGACGCGACCGTGAGGGCGCCTTGCGCATCGCGGTGGCCGACGCCGAGCGGCTCGCGCTGAGCACCGGGGACAGGGTGCGTGTGGTCACCGAATCCGGTTCGGCGACCACATCGGTCGAGGTCAGCGAGATGATGCAGGCCGGGCACATCTCACTGCCCAACGGCATGGGTGTCGCCTATCCGGGTGCCGACGCTGTCGTCGGTGTCGCGCTCAATACGCTGACCTCGACGTTGCGACGCGACAAGTTCTTCGGTAGCCCGTGGCACAAGAACGTTCCCGCGCGTATCGAGGTGCTCGCGGCGCCGGTGAAGGAGGACTGA
- a CDS encoding TetR/AcrR family transcriptional regulator, with protein MGARTNTRQKMLGSAIELLRERGAAGVTVDAVLARSSAPRGSVYHHFPGGRAQIMTESLTLAGDTISALIAEAAKRGAAGVLAGIAEFWTAILLTSDFEAGCPVVSVAVGGSPEDRHLQPEVANILLRWHETLTAAITAEGVAPARAERLATMAIASVEGAVILCRVNRSTTPLDEVVEELRILLGTAVQT; from the coding sequence GTGGGAGCTCGTACCAACACTCGCCAGAAGATGCTGGGCAGTGCGATCGAACTGCTGCGCGAGCGTGGGGCGGCGGGCGTGACCGTCGACGCGGTGCTCGCCCGCAGCAGCGCTCCGCGGGGCTCGGTGTACCACCACTTCCCCGGCGGACGTGCCCAGATCATGACCGAATCGCTCACTCTCGCAGGCGATACGATCAGCGCCCTCATCGCCGAGGCGGCGAAGCGAGGCGCCGCCGGGGTGCTGGCCGGGATCGCCGAGTTCTGGACGGCGATCCTGCTGACGTCCGATTTCGAGGCAGGCTGTCCGGTCGTGTCGGTAGCGGTGGGCGGGTCACCCGAGGACCGTCACCTGCAACCCGAGGTCGCGAACATCTTGCTGCGCTGGCACGAGACCTTGACCGCCGCGATCACCGCGGAAGGCGTCGCACCGGCGCGTGCCGAGCGGTTGGCCACCATGGCGATCGCGAGCGTCGAAGGCGCGGTGATCCTGTGTCGCGTCAACCGCTCGACTACCCCGCTCGACGAGGTCGTCGAGGAATTGCGCATCCTGCTGGGCACCGCTGTCCAGACGTAG
- a CDS encoding helix-turn-helix transcriptional regulator, which produces MSTDARQRAADKIGRLCREPHDLVSLWQETTEVLATAVPHYWTPCWYTLDPASLLMTSHFHLGLAEFPPQWLAAEYGEERHGIVDVVRSATGLSTLHDTADGEPANRERWQRNMTMGGDQELIARLRTRSGEVWGALALYREPGAAMFDPAEKEFVATVAPALADGVRRALLIGQAGEPEYADSPGLLVLNSACEIESASAGVRRWLCDLPDGDWDREKLPSAVVTLAARAFRHAADDRPGEVLVSRALTRSGTWVVLHGARLTSSAETRVAVIIEPAHPSRIYPLLMSAYGLTERERDVTRLVLQGASTTQIAREMTVSAHTVQQHLKSIFDKTGVRSRRDLVAKVFFTHYEPRFRDNEQRVTATKPVRGGPWPTY; this is translated from the coding sequence GTGAGCACGGATGCGAGGCAACGCGCCGCCGACAAGATCGGGCGGCTGTGCCGGGAGCCGCACGATCTGGTGTCGCTGTGGCAGGAGACGACGGAGGTGCTGGCCACCGCCGTCCCGCACTACTGGACGCCGTGCTGGTACACCCTCGATCCCGCGTCGCTGCTGATGACCAGCCACTTCCATCTCGGCCTCGCCGAGTTCCCGCCGCAGTGGCTGGCCGCGGAGTACGGCGAGGAGCGCCACGGAATCGTCGACGTCGTCAGGTCGGCGACCGGTTTGTCGACGCTGCACGACACCGCCGATGGCGAACCCGCGAATCGCGAACGCTGGCAACGCAATATGACGATGGGCGGGGACCAGGAGTTGATCGCCCGGCTGCGTACTCGCTCCGGCGAGGTGTGGGGCGCGCTCGCGCTCTACCGCGAGCCCGGCGCCGCGATGTTCGACCCGGCCGAGAAGGAATTCGTGGCGACCGTGGCGCCGGCACTGGCCGACGGCGTCCGCCGCGCCCTGCTGATCGGGCAGGCGGGCGAACCGGAATACGCGGACTCACCCGGGCTGCTGGTGCTCAACTCGGCCTGCGAGATCGAATCGGCCAGCGCCGGAGTGCGGCGCTGGCTCTGCGACCTGCCCGATGGCGACTGGGATCGCGAGAAGCTGCCCAGCGCCGTGGTCACCCTCGCCGCCCGCGCGTTTCGCCACGCGGCGGACGACCGACCCGGCGAGGTACTCGTCTCGCGAGCGCTGACCAGGTCGGGAACCTGGGTGGTGTTGCACGGCGCCCGGCTGACCTCCTCAGCAGAGACCAGAGTCGCGGTGATCATCGAACCCGCCCATCCCAGCCGCATCTACCCGTTGCTGATGTCGGCCTACGGGCTCACCGAGCGTGAACGTGACGTCACCCGGCTGGTGCTCCAGGGTGCCTCGACCACGCAGATCGCCCGCGAAATGACCGTCTCGGCCCACACCGTGCAGCAGCATCTCAAGAGCATCTTCGACAAGACCGGCGTCCGCAGCCGTCGCGACCTGGTCGCCAAGGTGTTCTTCACCCACTACGAACCCCGCTTCCGCGACAACGAGCAGCGCGTCACCGCAACCAAACCGGTCCGGGGTGGCCCCTGGCCGACGTACTGA
- a CDS encoding grhN: protein MTNTGTTKVRLSPPPPELMRLINPVVRRVLTTRSLGSRIRRQGMVEFTGRRTGRTLRVPVCLHHVGDETLIFTERPWRHNLAGGAPVTVTHRGQIRHGRAMLVDAAPEQVGAAMRAAMDDGASPFELGLKVTRGYDPTADDLAVIARSIIRVDFED from the coding sequence ATGACGAATACCGGAACCACGAAGGTGCGCCTCAGTCCGCCGCCGCCGGAACTGATGCGCCTGATCAACCCGGTCGTGCGGCGCGTGTTGACCACCCGATCGCTCGGCAGTCGTATCCGCCGGCAGGGAATGGTCGAATTCACCGGCCGCCGGACCGGGCGCACGCTGCGTGTCCCGGTCTGCCTGCACCACGTCGGCGACGAGACACTGATCTTCACCGAGCGGCCGTGGCGCCACAATCTGGCCGGCGGCGCACCCGTCACCGTCACCCATCGCGGGCAGATCCGCCACGGTCGCGCCATGCTCGTCGATGCCGCCCCCGAGCAGGTCGGGGCCGCGATGCGCGCGGCGATGGACGACGGCGCCAGCCCGTTCGAACTCGGGCTGAAGGTCACGCGCGGATACGACCCGACCGCCGACGACCTCGCTGTAATCGCGCGCTCGATCATTCGAGTCGATTTCGAGGATTGA
- a CDS encoding MBL fold metallo-hydrolase, producing MRINRIQHDITVLADELEVPGIGHLPVNAYVLHATEPVVVDTGLSLPDRGFMAALSAVVDPADVEWIWLTHPDRDHTGSLFDLLDAAPNARLITTFAGLGIMSCARPVPMNRVYLLNPGQSLDVGDRRLTAFRPPLFDNPSTVGFYDERSESCFTSDCFGAPMPSAELATADDVGYTPPEQIRAAQHLWAAVDSPWVHVVDERKYLATVSAMRAFDPRRILSTHLPPARGRTSENWDMLAEAPHAAPFAGPDQAALEQMLASFEP from the coding sequence ATGCGTATCAATCGGATACAGCACGACATCACTGTTCTCGCCGATGAACTGGAGGTCCCCGGCATCGGCCACCTCCCGGTCAACGCCTACGTTCTGCACGCGACGGAACCCGTCGTCGTCGACACCGGGCTCAGTCTGCCCGACCGTGGGTTCATGGCGGCACTGAGTGCGGTCGTGGATCCCGCCGACGTGGAATGGATTTGGCTCACCCATCCCGATCGCGACCACACCGGGTCGCTGTTCGACCTGCTCGACGCCGCCCCGAACGCCCGGCTGATCACCACCTTCGCCGGTCTCGGCATCATGTCGTGCGCTCGTCCGGTCCCGATGAATCGCGTGTACCTGCTGAACCCGGGCCAATCCCTCGATGTCGGCGACCGGCGCCTCACCGCGTTTCGCCCGCCGTTGTTCGACAATCCGAGCACCGTCGGGTTCTACGACGAACGCAGCGAATCCTGTTTCACCTCGGACTGTTTCGGCGCGCCGATGCCGAGCGCCGAACTCGCGACCGCCGACGACGTGGGCTACACGCCGCCGGAACAGATTCGCGCGGCGCAGCATCTCTGGGCGGCGGTGGACAGCCCGTGGGTGCACGTCGTGGACGAGCGCAAATATCTCGCCACCGTGTCGGCGATGCGCGCCTTCGACCCGCGACGGATCCTCAGTACGCACCTTCCGCCCGCGCGCGGACGCACATCGGAGAACTGGGACATGCTCGCCGAGGCGCCCCACGCCGCGCCGTTCGCCGGGCCCGATCAGGCCGCGCTGGAACAGATGCTGGCGAGCTTCGAACCCTGA
- a CDS encoding TetR/AcrR family transcriptional regulator, whose protein sequence is MSESDSISLEATRRRLTGKQADTVERLTRAALVVLTRDGFSGMTIRLVAAEAGVATATAYTYFSSKEHLVAEIFWRRLLASRSPASEDPDPTVRVLAELRNIALLVAEEQELSGAVTGALLGADPDVEHLRTRIGIEIRGRLARALGPDADNEIIELLEIIYAGALVRAGMGYESYSEIADRIERAALRILGTA, encoded by the coding sequence ATGTCTGAAAGCGATTCCATCAGTCTCGAGGCAACCAGGCGGCGATTGACCGGTAAACAGGCCGACACCGTCGAGCGGTTGACCAGAGCCGCGCTGGTGGTGCTGACACGTGATGGCTTCTCCGGCATGACGATTCGGCTGGTCGCCGCAGAGGCGGGCGTCGCCACCGCGACCGCGTACACCTATTTCTCCTCCAAGGAGCACCTGGTCGCCGAGATCTTCTGGCGCCGGCTGCTGGCCTCGCGCTCGCCCGCGAGCGAGGACCCCGATCCGACCGTCCGGGTGCTCGCCGAGCTGCGCAACATCGCACTGCTGGTAGCCGAGGAACAGGAACTGTCCGGCGCGGTCACCGGCGCACTGCTCGGCGCGGACCCCGATGTCGAACACCTGCGCACGCGTATCGGCATCGAGATCCGCGGCAGGCTCGCGCGCGCGCTCGGACCCGACGCCGACAACGAGATCATCGAACTGCTCGAGATCATCTACGCCGGCGCGCTGGTGCGGGCGGGCATGGGCTACGAGTCGTACTCCGAAATCGCCGACCGCATCGAGCGGGCCGCCCTGAGGATTCTGGGCACCGCCTGA
- a CDS encoding SDR family oxidoreductase → MSTERITRSAAGKVVVVTGGARGIGRAVASALADAGAVVALGDIDASTVASTGTEIGAATARHLDVTDPASFTSFLAEVEKTCGPIDVLINNAGIMPVGRFTEETDEITRRILDINVYGVILGTKLVLPKFLARGRGHVVNMASMAGENPTPGMATYCASKQAVLSFTETMRLEHRGTGVRFSAVLPTFTRTEMITGTRAPRALLAEPADVAAAVTALIARPRRRVSVTRTAGVLAAFNKLTPRPIGEFMARRLGVHRTFIDVDRDARRAYDDRLAAD, encoded by the coding sequence ATGTCTACCGAACGAATCACCAGGTCCGCTGCCGGTAAAGTAGTAGTCGTCACCGGCGGCGCCCGCGGCATCGGACGGGCGGTCGCGAGCGCGCTCGCCGACGCCGGCGCGGTCGTCGCCCTCGGCGACATCGACGCGAGCACGGTCGCGAGCACCGGCACCGAGATAGGCGCGGCCACAGCGCGGCACCTCGATGTCACCGACCCCGCTTCGTTCACGAGTTTCCTCGCCGAGGTCGAGAAGACCTGCGGCCCCATCGATGTGCTGATCAACAATGCCGGCATCATGCCCGTCGGCCGGTTCACCGAGGAGACCGACGAGATCACCCGCCGGATTCTCGACATCAATGTCTACGGTGTCATCCTCGGCACCAAGCTCGTACTGCCGAAATTCCTCGCGCGCGGACGCGGCCACGTCGTGAACATGGCCTCGATGGCGGGTGAGAATCCGACGCCGGGAATGGCCACCTACTGCGCGAGTAAGCAGGCCGTTCTGAGCTTCACCGAAACCATGCGCTTGGAGCACCGGGGCACCGGCGTGCGGTTCTCGGCCGTCCTGCCGACGTTCACCCGCACCGAGATGATCACCGGAACCCGCGCTCCGCGCGCCTTGCTCGCCGAGCCGGCCGATGTCGCCGCCGCGGTCACCGCCCTGATCGCCCGCCCGCGCCGACGCGTCTCGGTCACCCGCACGGCGGGCGTTCTCGCCGCCTTCAACAAGCTCACCCCGCGCCCGATCGGTGAGTTCATGGCTCGGCGGCTGGGCGTGCACCGCACCTTCATCGATGTCGACCGCGATGCCCGTCGTGCCTACGACGACCGGCTCGCGGCCGACTGA
- a CDS encoding nitroreductase family deazaflavin-dependent oxidoreductase, whose translation MPKNQPKGLNSPMTTRIIRYGSRAQAWIYRRTNGRVGGTWRIGAGFRNPVPTLLLEHRGRKSGKIFAAPLLYLVDGEDLVIVGSQGGLANHPQWYLNLLADPNAHVRIRGEHYPVVARVADPDERQRLWPLLTGLYADFDAYQSWTEREIPVVILSRA comes from the coding sequence ATGCCGAAGAATCAGCCGAAAGGGCTGAACTCGCCGATGACGACCCGGATCATCCGCTACGGGTCGCGCGCACAGGCGTGGATCTATCGCCGCACCAACGGCCGTGTCGGCGGTACCTGGCGCATCGGGGCCGGGTTCCGCAACCCGGTGCCCACCCTGCTGCTCGAACATCGAGGTCGCAAGTCCGGCAAGATCTTCGCCGCGCCGCTGCTCTATCTGGTCGACGGCGAGGATCTGGTCATCGTCGGATCCCAAGGCGGTCTCGCGAATCATCCGCAGTGGTATCTGAATCTGCTCGCGGATCCGAACGCGCATGTCCGGATCCGCGGCGAGCACTACCCGGTGGTGGCCCGCGTGGCCGATCCCGACGAGCGTCAACGCCTGTGGCCGTTGCTGACCGGCCTCTACGCCGATTTCGACGCCTACCAGTCCTGGACCGAACGCGAGATTCCCGTCGTGATCCTGTCGCGCGCCTGA
- a CDS encoding carboxymuconolactone decarboxylase family protein, protein MTTDGESPTDVRQRGLAKMSEVYGWEFADGPGDHFAVTADHLFAEIWSRPALTVRERRLLLLGALTAQGNFDVAEIQIGAALRNGELSEEQLREIALFLCHYVGWPAGTTLDGTVGKVIAQERRKK, encoded by the coding sequence ATGACCACCGATGGAGAATCGCCCACCGACGTCCGGCAGCGTGGCCTGGCCAAGATGAGCGAGGTGTACGGCTGGGAATTCGCCGACGGCCCCGGCGACCATTTCGCCGTCACCGCCGACCATCTGTTCGCCGAGATCTGGTCGCGGCCCGCACTCACCGTGCGCGAACGGCGCCTGCTGCTGCTCGGCGCGCTCACCGCGCAGGGCAATTTCGACGTCGCCGAGATCCAGATCGGCGCCGCGTTGCGCAACGGTGAGTTGTCCGAGGAACAGCTGCGTGAGATCGCGCTGTTCCTGTGCCACTACGTCGGCTGGCCGGCGGGGACGACGCTCGACGGCACCGTCGGCAAGGTGATCGCGCAGGAGCGTCGCAAGAAGTGA
- a CDS encoding NAD(P)-dependent oxidoreductase, with product MTTESASAPVGFIGLGNMGAPIARRLLEWPGGLTVCDVRPEVIEPFVAAGARAVAEPAQVAEHARIICVTVIDDAQVTEVLTGAAGILRTAAPGTVVAVHSTISDRTAQELAARCAEHQVEFVDAPVSGGAPGATQGRLAVMVGGSADAVDRIRAPFGCFADLIVHAGPVGAGTRMKLARNLLHFVSFTATTEAQRLAEAAGISLTALGKVVRHSDAVTGGPGAIMLRDTTAPIEPDDFWFPILGHVRDLGEKDLSLALELGDRLDVDLPLAQLAVARLAEGLGVAHPVLDKETS from the coding sequence ATGACGACCGAATCCGCCAGTGCCCCGGTCGGATTCATCGGCCTGGGCAATATGGGCGCGCCGATCGCGCGGCGGCTGCTGGAGTGGCCGGGCGGGCTCACAGTCTGCGATGTCCGGCCCGAGGTCATCGAGCCGTTCGTCGCCGCGGGTGCGCGAGCGGTCGCCGAACCGGCGCAGGTCGCGGAGCACGCACGGATCATCTGCGTGACCGTCATCGACGATGCGCAGGTGACCGAGGTGCTCACCGGCGCCGCAGGCATTCTGCGGACCGCGGCACCGGGCACGGTCGTCGCCGTGCACTCCACCATCAGCGACCGGACCGCTCAGGAGTTGGCCGCCCGCTGCGCGGAGCACCAGGTCGAGTTCGTCGACGCGCCGGTCAGTGGCGGTGCCCCCGGCGCCACCCAGGGCAGGCTCGCGGTGATGGTCGGTGGCAGTGCCGACGCGGTGGACCGGATCAGGGCGCCGTTCGGTTGCTTCGCCGACCTCATCGTGCACGCGGGCCCGGTCGGCGCGGGCACGCGAATGAAGCTGGCGCGCAACCTGCTCCACTTCGTCTCGTTCACCGCCACCACCGAGGCACAGCGGCTCGCCGAGGCCGCAGGCATCAGTCTCACCGCGCTCGGCAAGGTGGTTCGGCACTCCGACGCGGTGACCGGCGGGCCGGGCGCGATCATGCTGCGCGACACCACCGCACCGATCGAGCCGGACGACTTCTGGTTTCCCATCCTCGGTCACGTGCGCGATCTCGGCGAGAAGGACCTGTCCCTCGCGCTCGAACTCGGCGACCGGCTCGACGTCGACCTGCCACTGGCACAACTCGCCGTCGCGCGGCTGGCCGAGGGCCTCGGCGTCGCCCACCCTGTGCTCGACAAGGAGACATCATGA
- a CDS encoding SDR family oxidoreductase, with protein sequence MARFTGRTAIVTGAAQGIGAVYAGALAAEGANVVVADLNAERGEEVAKQIVADGGSAAFRRVDVADPESAVALAEFTVAEFGAINHLVNNAAIYGEMKLDLLLTVPWDYYKKFMGVNFDGALNVTRAVWQPMIAAGGGSIVNQSSTAAWLYSGFYGLAKVGINGLTQQLATELGGSQIRVNAIAPGPIDTEATQTVTPGSMVKDMVKRIPIKRMGTPQDLVGACLYLLSDEASWVTGQILNVDGGQIIR encoded by the coding sequence ATGGCACGTTTCACCGGTCGCACCGCGATCGTCACCGGCGCGGCACAGGGCATCGGCGCGGTCTACGCCGGCGCGCTCGCCGCCGAAGGCGCCAATGTCGTTGTCGCCGATCTCAATGCCGAGCGCGGCGAGGAAGTGGCCAAGCAGATCGTCGCCGACGGCGGGTCGGCGGCCTTCCGTCGCGTCGATGTCGCCGATCCCGAATCCGCTGTCGCACTGGCGGAATTCACCGTCGCCGAGTTCGGCGCGATCAACCATCTGGTCAACAACGCGGCCATCTACGGGGAGATGAAGCTCGATCTGCTGCTCACCGTGCCGTGGGACTACTACAAGAAGTTCATGGGCGTGAACTTCGACGGCGCGCTCAATGTGACGCGCGCGGTCTGGCAGCCGATGATCGCGGCAGGCGGCGGCTCGATCGTCAACCAGTCCTCCACCGCCGCCTGGTTGTACTCGGGCTTCTACGGGCTGGCCAAAGTCGGTATCAACGGCCTCACCCAGCAGCTCGCCACCGAGCTCGGTGGTTCGCAGATCCGGGTGAACGCCATCGCGCCGGGCCCGATCGACACCGAGGCCACCCAGACCGTCACGCCGGGCAGCATGGTCAAGGACATGGTCAAGCGCATCCCGATCAAGCGGATGGGCACCCCGCAGGACTTGGTCGGCGCCTGCCTGTATCTGCTGTCGGACGAGGCGAGCTGGGTGACCGGCCAGATCCTCAACGTCGACGGCGGGCAGATCATCCGATGA